The genomic interval CATGGCCATCTGCAGGTTAACGGCCGGAAAGTGGATATACCTTCTTATGAAGTTAAAGAGGGAGATATTATAAAAATAAAGGAAAGAAGCAAAAAATATAAATTTTTCAAGGAATTGCCGGAAAAGCTAAGCCGCCAAAAAGAAAGTATCCCGAGCTGGCTTAATCTGAATATCGCCGAAATGGCCGGTAAGGTTTTGCACGAGCCCAAAGCCGGCGACATAAAAGCAAATGTGAATGCCCAGATAATTGTTGAATATTATTCAAAGTAAACTTATCACAAAAACACTAAAACACAAAAGCACAAAGCATACTGTTGGATACGTCGTATTTACTATTTGTAAATTTGTAATAAATTTGTAATTTGTAACTATAAAAAATATGCAAAATATTGCTTTGCCTAAAAAAATAGATTTCAAAGACGGCGAAAAGCCCAATCAGGGGACCGTGGCGATAGAGCCGTGTTATCCCGGTTATGGCATGACCATAGGCAGCTGCCTAAGGCGGATTTTGCTTTCCTCCTTGCCGGGAGCGGCGGTTATCGGAGTGAAGATTAAGGGAGCGGACCATGAGTTTATGGCCCTGCCTCATATCAAGGAGGATGTTTTGCAGATTGTTTTGAATTTGAAAAAATTAAGGCTAAAAGTATTTTCCGAGGAAGAGGTCAAATTAGAATTGAGCGCCCACGGGAAGAAAGAAGTGAAAGCGGGCGATATTGCCAAGAATTCACAGGTAGAAATAAAAAATCCCGATTTAGTTTTGGCCCACATCACCGATATGGCCGGCAGCCTTAATATGGAAATTTATGCAAGCCAGGGACGCGGCTATCGGCCGGTGGAAAACATAGAAAGCGAAAATAAAGAAATCGGCTACATAGAAATGGATTCAATTTTTTCTCCGGTTTTGTCCGTAAGCATTAAAGTGGAAAATACCCGTGTCGGCAAGATGACTAATTGGGATAAATTGTTGTTGGATATTACCACCGACGGCACAATTACTTCGCGGGAAGCGTTTGAGCAGTCCGTAGCCATATTGATACAGCAATTCAATTCACTCCTGAACAAAGAAGAGGCCGCGGCTGAAAAAGAAAAGCAGGTTGAAAAAAAAGACGAAATTAAGGCTGAAGCGGAAGAAGGAGGGGAAGAAAAGGCAAAAAAAAGAGGAAGACCGAAGAAGATTTAGTTACAAATTACGAATTTATTACAAATATTACAAATTCGGGTAAATTCGTGATGATAAATTGGCTATATTTATTAAATTTCAAGGATTTTTTAGAAAATAATATTTTATTATATTACTAATTTGCCCTTAGCGATTTGTAATATTTGTAAAGATTTGTAATTCGTAATATGCGGCATAGAAAAAAAGGAAAAATTTTAGACAGAAAAAAGGGACCGAGAGAAGCGATGCTAAAGAATTTGGCTTCCAGTATTTTAATATACGAAAAAGTAAAAACCACGCTGGCCAAAGCCAAGGCCGTGAAACCCCAGGTGGAAAAGCTTATCACGGCAGCTAAAGCCGGCGATTTGGCCGCCAGAAGAAAATTGATCAAGGGCTTGCCGCAGCCAATGGCGGTAAAGAAATCCATGGAGGTTTTGGGCGCCAGATATAAAGACAGAAAGGGCGGCTACACGCGGATTGTTAAAACAGGCAGAAGGCAGGGAGACGGGGCGGAGATGGCGCAGATAGAGTTAGTTTAGTATAGTTACAAATTACAAATCCATTGCAAATTTTACAAATAATTATAATTATGCAGGGAGGGGAACAACCGGATAAAGTTATTTATAAAGAATTAAGCTATGAAATAATACGGATTTTGTTTAATGTTTATAATAACTTCGGCTATGGCTATCAGGAAAAGTATTATCAAAAAGCTATAGAAGTAGAATTTCAAAGAATAGGAATAAAATATAAACCGCAATGTCCGTACCAGATTCGTTATAAAGGTAAGATTTTAGGAAGATATTTCATTGATTTTATTATAGATGACAAGATTGTATTAGAAATTAAAAGAGGAAATCACTTTTGCAAAAAAGATTTTGATCAGGTTATTGGTTATTTAAAAGCTTCGAGATTAAAATTAGGCATATTAGCTATTTTTTCTCCTAATGGGCTTAAATTTAAAAGAGTTTTAAATCTAAAATAAACTAATTCATATAAATTTGTATATTTGTATAAAAATTTGTAATTTGTAATATATGGAAAGGAAATTGCATAAAATTGACGCGAGCGGAAAAGCGGTCGGGCGGCTGGCCAGCCAGA from Patescibacteria group bacterium carries:
- the rpoA gene encoding DNA-directed RNA polymerase subunit alpha; its protein translation is MQNIALPKKIDFKDGEKPNQGTVAIEPCYPGYGMTIGSCLRRILLSSLPGAAVIGVKIKGADHEFMALPHIKEDVLQIVLNLKKLRLKVFSEEEVKLELSAHGKKEVKAGDIAKNSQVEIKNPDLVLAHITDMAGSLNMEIYASQGRGYRPVENIESENKEIGYIEMDSIFSPVLSVSIKVENTRVGKMTNWDKLLLDITTDGTITSREAFEQSVAILIQQFNSLLNKEEAAAEKEKQVEKKDEIKAEAEEGGEEKAKKRGRPKKI
- the rplQ gene encoding 50S ribosomal protein L17, with the protein product MRHRKKGKILDRKKGPREAMLKNLASSILIYEKVKTTLAKAKAVKPQVEKLITAAKAGDLAARRKLIKGLPQPMAVKKSMEVLGARYKDRKGGYTRIVKTGRRQGDGAEMAQIELV
- a CDS encoding GxxExxY protein, producing the protein MQGGEQPDKVIYKELSYEIIRILFNVYNNFGYGYQEKYYQKAIEVEFQRIGIKYKPQCPYQIRYKGKILGRYFIDFIIDDKIVLEIKRGNHFCKKDFDQVIGYLKASRLKLGILAIFSPNGLKFKRVLNLK